The following proteins are encoded in a genomic region of Cyclonatronum proteinivorum:
- the rsgA gene encoding ribosome small subunit-dependent GTPase A, with translation MMNGRVIKSTGKWYSVLSLSDTETVIQCQIPGKFRLRELKQTNPIAVGDVVRYRELEDGSGLIEEIDVRKNKISRKATHGRKGEHILVSNVDQAFVVQAVQQPQFRTGFIDRFIISAEAHHIRPLIILNKTDLGTDEDADLVANMLKIYDSLSYEVLLTSIYDEESIAELQDCMKDKTSVFIGPSGTGKTSLLNAVQPGLNRTVSAVSSFSNKGKHTTTFAELIPLHFGGYLADTPGIREFGLVGFDLNEIAGFFPEMRERQQNCRFYNCTHLHEPGCAVMEAFKAGEIAASRYESYINIYESLEDENRSAGSRKRG, from the coding sequence ATGATGAATGGCCGTGTCATAAAATCAACCGGGAAATGGTACAGTGTGCTGTCTCTTTCTGATACCGAAACCGTGATACAGTGTCAGATTCCGGGGAAATTTCGCCTGCGGGAGCTCAAACAAACCAATCCTATTGCCGTGGGCGATGTGGTGCGCTACCGCGAACTTGAAGACGGCAGCGGACTAATTGAAGAAATTGATGTGCGAAAAAATAAAATTTCCCGAAAAGCTACGCACGGCAGAAAAGGAGAGCATATTCTGGTTTCAAATGTGGATCAGGCTTTTGTGGTGCAGGCGGTACAGCAACCGCAGTTTCGCACAGGCTTCATCGACCGCTTCATCATTAGCGCGGAAGCCCATCACATCAGGCCGCTCATCATCCTGAACAAAACTGATTTAGGCACGGATGAAGACGCTGACCTTGTGGCAAACATGCTCAAAATATATGACAGTCTCTCCTATGAAGTTTTGCTGACGAGCATTTATGATGAAGAAAGCATTGCCGAATTGCAGGATTGCATGAAAGACAAGACTTCTGTTTTTATCGGTCCTTCGGGTACCGGCAAAACAAGTTTACTGAATGCGGTGCAGCCCGGCCTGAACCGCACCGTTTCTGCGGTTTCCTCCTTTTCGAATAAAGGGAAGCATACCACAACCTTCGCGGAACTCATCCCCCTGCATTTTGGCGGATATCTGGCCGATACACCCGGTATCCGTGAATTCGGCCTCGTAGGTTTTGATTTGAATGAAATTGCAGGCTTTTTCCCCGAGATGCGGGAGCGTCAGCAAAACTGCCGATTTTACAATTGCACGCACCTTCACGAGCCCGGATGTGCCGTAATGGAAGCCTTTAAGGCCGGTGAAATTGCGGCTTCACGATATGAATCCTACATCAATATCTATGAATCCCT